Sequence from the [Bacteroides] pectinophilus genome:
AGAGATATTCGGCTACGGTTCTTGATGATTCAGTGGATTATGTAAAGATTGCTGAAGCTATGGGAATTAAGGCATATACAATAACGAAGCCTGAGGAGATTGTTCCTGTATTTGAGGAAGCAATAAGCCTTAATATCCCTGTTCTTATTGAGTGCCAGCTTAACAGGGATGACAAAGTATTCCCTATGGTATCACCGGGAGCACCTATATCAGAAGCTTTTGACAGGGAAGACCTTGATAAAAAAGATAATCAATAAAATGACTTAATTTTTTTATGTTATGTAAAGATTATTTGACAATTGTGTATCATTGCCATAAAATGGCATTATATTTTTTATGAATTTCAGGAGGATGAAAAAGTGGGTAGAGTTTATAACTTTAGTGCAGGTCCGGCAGTATTGCCTGTAGAGGTGCTGCAGGAAGCAGCAGATGAGATGCTTGATTACAGAGGAACAGGTATGTCTGTAATGGAGATGAGCCATCGTTCCAAGGCTTATGACAACATTATCAAAGAGGCAGAGGCTGATCTTCGTGAACTGATGAATATACCTGACAATTACAAGGTATTGTTCCTTCAGGGCGGTGCATCACAGCAGTTTGCCATGATTCCTATGAACCTTATGAAGAATAAGAAGGCAGCTTATATTGTAACAGGACAGTGGGCTAAGAAGGCATATCAGGAAGCCCAGATGTATGGTGAGGCAGTCAAGGTTGCTTCTTCAGAGGATAAGACTTTCTCATATATTCCGGACTGTTCAGATCTTGATATTCCGGAAGATGCTGATTATGTATATATCTGTGAGAATAACACAATCTATGGCACTAAGTTTAAGACACTGCCTAACACAAAGGGACATACACTTGTTGCAGATGTTTCTTCATGTTTCCTTTCAGAGCCTGTAGATGTAACAAAGTATGGGGTAATCTATGGAGGAGTTCAGAAGAACATAGGACCTGCAGGTGTTGTTATTGTTATTATCCGTGAGGATCTTATTACTGAGGATGTATTACCGGGAACTCCTACAATGTTAAGATATAAGACACATGCAGATGCTAACTCTCTCTACAATACACCTCCTGCATACGGCATCTATATCTGTGGTAAGGTATTCAAGTGGCTTAAGAAGATGGGCGGTCTTGAGGAGATGAAGAAGATTAACGAGAAGAAGGCTAAGATTCTTTATGACTTCCTTGATGAGAGCAAGCTTTTCAAGGGAACAGTACGTAAGGAAGATCGTTCACTTATGAATGTACCGTTTGTAACAGGTGATGCAGATCTTGATGCTAAGTTTGTAGCCGAAGCCAAGGCAGCAGGTTTTGAGAATCTTAAGGGACACAGAACAGTTGGCGGTATGCGTGCAAGTATCTACAATGCAATGCCAATCGAAGGCGTAGAGAAGCTTGTAGAGTTCATGAAGAAGTTTGAAGCTGAGAATCTTAAGTAATTACCGGATTATCAGTGTTTAATTAACTGAATAATTAATGAGTCGGAGATAAGGAAGGAATACATACAATGTATAATATTAATTGTCTTAATAATATTGCAGGCATAGGTCTTGACCTGTTTACAACAGATTATAACAAGGATGCTTCATATGAAGAGGCTGATGCGGTGCTTGTAAGAAGTGCTAAGATGCATGACATGGAGCTTTCGGACAGACTTCTTGCCATAGCAAGAGCCGGTGCAGGTGTTAATAATATTCCTCTTGATAAGTGTGCAGAGAAGGGTATTGTAGTATTCAATACACCGGGTGCCAATGCCAACGCAGTTAAGGAGCAGGTAATACTTGCAATGCTTCTTGCATCACGCGATTATATCGGTGCGGTTGACTGGGTAAAGGCCAATGCGGATGATGCAGATATTGCAAAGTCAACAGAGAAGGCTAAGAAGGCATTTGCAGGTACAGAGATTCTTGGCAAGAAGCTTGGTGTCATCGGACTTGGCGCAATTGGTGCAATGGTT
This genomic interval carries:
- the serC gene encoding 3-phosphoserine/phosphohydroxythreonine transaminase; the protein is MGRVYNFSAGPAVLPVEVLQEAADEMLDYRGTGMSVMEMSHRSKAYDNIIKEAEADLRELMNIPDNYKVLFLQGGASQQFAMIPMNLMKNKKAAYIVTGQWAKKAYQEAQMYGEAVKVASSEDKTFSYIPDCSDLDIPEDADYVYICENNTIYGTKFKTLPNTKGHTLVADVSSCFLSEPVDVTKYGVIYGGVQKNIGPAGVVIVIIREDLITEDVLPGTPTMLRYKTHADANSLYNTPPAYGIYICGKVFKWLKKMGGLEEMKKINEKKAKILYDFLDESKLFKGTVRKEDRSLMNVPFVTGDADLDAKFVAEAKAAGFENLKGHRTVGGMRASIYNAMPIEGVEKLVEFMKKFEAENLK